In one Prosthecochloris aestuarii DSM 271 genomic region, the following are encoded:
- a CDS encoding putative sugar nucleotidyl transferase, with the protein MQIVIFEDETAYSLTPLSDLKPVVALCTGAGSLLDKLLFHTAGYSHPLFHVRSYLRPFYRNRLSLFEQASSPDQDLLLINGRLLFSAEAARLCMETPLSPGSSVLQGGDLIVSRVAAGVVTRQDGTLPDCIDTAEICSKTAVSEVSGFSLITRLWDVIDFHEKQLQRDAGMFPLGRIDGCIEEGAHLINRERISVARGAVVRPGAVIDASEGFVALGCGAVVEPQAVVAANVVIGDGARVKMGARIYNNVSIGCSSKAGGEIEDSIMESYANKQHDGFLGHSYISSWCNLGAGTNTSDLRNDYKKVKLHIDGSETDTGMQFLGLLMGEHSKAAINTMFNTGTIVGTSSNVFGAGFPPKSIPSFAWGGGASGVVPYDIDRAVETARVVMGRRNIGMDDLYETMFRFVASRSLGERVSL; encoded by the coding sequence ATGCAGATAGTCATATTTGAAGACGAGACCGCATACTCGCTCACTCCGCTATCAGATCTCAAGCCTGTCGTCGCTCTTTGCACCGGAGCAGGTTCGCTGCTTGATAAATTGCTGTTTCACACTGCCGGTTATTCTCATCCGCTCTTTCATGTCAGGAGCTACCTTCGTCCTTTCTACCGGAACCGTCTCTCTCTTTTTGAACAAGCCTCTTCACCGGACCAGGATCTTCTTCTGATAAACGGGCGTCTTTTGTTCAGTGCTGAAGCGGCACGACTCTGCATGGAAACCCCTCTTTCGCCGGGCAGCTCTGTGCTGCAGGGTGGAGATCTGATCGTCAGTCGCGTCGCTGCCGGCGTTGTTACCAGACAGGACGGCACGTTGCCGGACTGCATCGATACGGCTGAAATTTGCAGCAAAACTGCGGTTTCAGAGGTGTCCGGGTTTTCGCTGATCACGCGACTCTGGGATGTTATCGATTTTCACGAAAAACAGCTGCAGCGCGATGCCGGGATGTTTCCCCTTGGACGTATCGACGGGTGTATAGAAGAGGGCGCCCATCTGATCAACAGGGAGAGGATCTCAGTGGCCAGGGGAGCTGTTGTTCGGCCTGGAGCGGTCATTGATGCCTCCGAGGGTTTTGTTGCCCTTGGTTGCGGGGCTGTAGTCGAGCCCCAGGCGGTTGTGGCGGCAAATGTTGTAATCGGAGATGGTGCCAGGGTGAAAATGGGCGCGCGAATCTACAATAATGTCTCGATTGGATGTTCATCGAAAGCCGGCGGTGAGATAGAGGATTCCATAATGGAATCGTATGCCAACAAGCAGCACGATGGATTTCTGGGTCATTCATATATCTCTTCATGGTGTAACCTCGGTGCTGGGACCAATACGTCGGATCTGCGTAATGACTACAAAAAGGTGAAATTGCATATTGACGGATCCGAAACGGATACGGGTATGCAGTTTCTCGGGCTTCTGATGGGGGAACACTCCAAGGCAGCCATCAATACGATGTTCAATACAGGAACAATCGTTGGAACATCGAGCAATGTTTTCGGCGCGGGATTTCCTCCGAAATCGATTCCTTCATTTGCCTGGGGCGGCGGGGCATCGGGGGTGGTGCCCTACGATATAGACAGAGCGGTAGAAACTGCCCGGGTTGTTATG